A stretch of the Clostridia bacterium genome encodes the following:
- the cas2 gene encoding CRISPR-associated endonuclease Cas2: MKKLDIIVAYDVNTETKEGQNRLRKVATICKDFGQRVQYSVFECRVTPAQLEELTHRLLGVMDEEEDSLRIYVLHGGRERSLKAYGRDRYVDFDGPMIL, from the coding sequence ATGAAGAAGCTAGACATCATAGTGGCCTACGACGTGAATACCGAAACCAAAGAAGGGCAAAACCGCCTGCGCAAGGTAGCCACTATCTGTAAGGACTTCGGGCAGCGGGTGCAATACTCCGTGTTTGAGTGCCGGGTAACGCCCGCTCAGCTGGAAGAGCTTACGCACAGGCTCCTGGGCGTCATGGACGAAGAAGAGGATAGCCTGCGTATCTACGTCTTGCATGGCGGACGGGAGCGCTCGCTTAAAGCCTACGGCCGCGATCGATATGTGGATTTCGACGGACCGATGATTCTTTGA
- the cas1c gene encoding type I-C CRISPR-associated endonuclease Cas1c, whose translation MISQLLNTLYVQTQSAYVHLDHDTLVVEVDKTVRLQVPLHHLGGLAVFGNVLISPFLIHRFAEDGRSIVWFDQNGRFRARLVGPVSGNVLLRRAQHEAYEDPDRRAFLARRFVTGKIRNARHVLLRAMRDYPDVGSRVEAAARELENCLKEANRATDLEEIRGVEGRAAAVYFSVLDCLILNKDAAIRFEVRTKHPPRDPVNSLLSFAYTLLAHDCASACEGVGLDPQVGYLHALRPGRPALALDLMEEFRAFLADRLVLTILNRRQISEKDFIERPGGAVLLTDQARRTFLEAYQRRKQEEITHPLLRQQVPVGLLPHIQARLLARYLRQDAAEYAPFVAR comes from the coding sequence ATGATCTCGCAACTTCTCAATACCCTCTATGTGCAGACCCAGAGTGCCTACGTTCACCTGGACCACGACACCCTGGTTGTTGAAGTAGACAAGACCGTCCGTCTCCAGGTCCCCTTGCACCACCTGGGAGGCCTGGCCGTTTTCGGGAACGTGCTTATAAGCCCGTTTCTGATCCACCGCTTTGCCGAGGACGGTCGGAGCATTGTCTGGTTTGACCAGAACGGGCGGTTCCGGGCGCGGCTGGTCGGTCCGGTTTCAGGAAATGTACTGTTGCGAAGAGCCCAGCACGAGGCCTATGAGGATCCTGACCGCCGTGCCTTTCTGGCGCGCCGTTTTGTGACCGGTAAGATTCGCAACGCGCGCCACGTACTGCTCCGGGCCATGCGTGATTACCCTGACGTGGGTTCTCGGGTAGAGGCGGCGGCGCGCGAACTGGAAAACTGCCTTAAGGAGGCGAACAGGGCCACCGACCTGGAGGAGATACGCGGCGTCGAGGGGCGGGCGGCTGCTGTCTATTTCTCCGTGCTGGACTGTCTAATTCTAAACAAAGACGCGGCGATTCGCTTCGAGGTTCGCACTAAGCACCCGCCCCGCGATCCGGTGAACTCGCTTTTGTCATTCGCGTACACGCTTCTGGCCCATGACTGTGCCTCGGCCTGCGAGGGGGTTGGCCTCGATCCCCAGGTGGGTTATCTGCACGCCTTGCGGCCGGGTCGTCCCGCACTGGCCCTGGATCTAATGGAAGAGTTCCGCGCCTTCTTGGCCGACCGGCTGGTTCTTACCATCCTTAACCGGCGCCAAATCAGCGAGAAGGATTTTATTGAACGGCCCGGCGGTGCCGTGCTGCTTACTGATCAGGCACGGCGCACCTTCCTTGAAGCATACCAGAGAAGAAAGCAGGAAGAGATTACCCACCCATTGCTGAGACAACAGGTTCCGGTGGGCCTTCTCCCTCATATTCAAGCACGCCTGCTGGCGCGCTACCTCCGCCAGGATGCGGCCGAGTACGCGCCGTTCGTTGCGCGATGA